In Amphiura filiformis chromosome 2, Afil_fr2py, whole genome shotgun sequence, one DNA window encodes the following:
- the LOC140146252 gene encoding uncharacterized protein, giving the protein MLNIECYLNLPQDTMLNTFKMNVRLLNPFTCRFCGIYLYSLNRLKGHVDRHMTKYVKASRIKKTRETLFRCKYLQMSVNLNEQEYTKTHMKEKPYQCEYCQKCFAFPSYLRMHIPTHMKEKPYQCEYCQKCFGRVSHLRRHILIHTETRTKEKPYQCEYCQKCFAANGDLKRHIRTHTKEKPYQCEYCQKFFGRASHLRRHILIHTETRTKEKPYQCEYCQKGFACSYSFENHIRTHTNNEKHYQCEYCQKCFSDIGVLKRHTRTHTTEKPYRCEYCQKCFAHSSALKCHIRTHTKEKPYRCEYCQKCFAQYSALKYHIKTHTNEKPYQCEFCQKCFVQKGDLIRHIRTHTNEKPYQCEYCQKCFVQSSDLNKHIRTRAHKREPLSV; this is encoded by the coding sequence ATGCTGAATATAGAATGCTATTTAAATCTACCACAGGACACAATGCTGAACACATTTAAAATGAATGTAAGACTTTTAAATCCATTCACTTGTAGATTTTGTGGAATCTACCTCTATTCTTTGAATAGGTTGAAAGGTCACGTTGACAGACATATGACCAAATATGTTAAAGCTAGTAGAATCAAAAAGACTAGAGAGACACTTTTTCGGTGTAAATATCTTCAGATGTCTGTCAATCTAAATGAACAGGAGTACACCAAAACTCACATGAAAGAGAAGCCTTATCAGtgcgaatattgtcagaaatgctttgcatttCCTAGTTATCTCAGGATGCATATCCCAACTCATAtgaaagagaaaccatatcagtgtgagtactgtcagaaatgctttggaCGAGTTAGTCATCTCAGAAGACACATCCTAATTCACACCGAAACTCgcactaaagagaaaccttatcagtgtgagtattgtcagaaatgttttgcagctAATGGTGACCTCAAAcgacatatcagaactcacactaaagagaaaccatatcagtgtgagtactgtcagaaattcTTTGGAAGAGCTAGTCATCTCAGGAGACACATCCTAATTCACACCGAAACTcgcactaaagagaaaccctatcaatgtgagtattgtcagaaaggCTTTGCATGCTCTTATAGCTTTGAaaaccacatcagaactcatactaataatgaaaaacactatcagtgtgagtattgccagaaatgtttttcaGATATTGGTGTCCTCAAACGACACACCAGAACTCACACTACAGAGAAACCATATcggtgtgaatattgtcaaaaatgttttgcacatTCTAGTGCTCTCAAatgccacatcagaactcacactaaagagaaaccctatcggtGTGAatactgtcaaaaatgttttgcacaatATAGTGCTCTCAAATACCACATCAAAACTCACACTAAcgagaaaccgtatcagtgtgagttttgtcagAAATGCTTCGTTCAAAAGGGTGATCTCATCagacatatcagaactcacactaatgagaaaccctatcagtgtgagtattgtcagaaatgctttgtgcAAAGTAGTGATCTTAACAAACACATCAGAACTCGTGCACACAAAAGAGAacccctatcagtgtga